Part of the Prosthecobacter sp. genome, GAACTGGAAAGCCGCCGCCAACCAATTTGCGATCCAGTTCGGGTCGCGATTTTTTTGATTGAGCGCATGCGCTCAATCAAAAAAACAACCCAGACCAAAACATAACCAAACTCCCGAAAACACAAACTTTCGGACACGCCCCTGCAATACGCCGTTGCGCTTTCGCAGCGCGGTGTTGCCGTCTCGCAACACGCCGTTGTGCTTTCGCAGCGCGACGTTGCCGTCTCGCAACACGCCGTTGGGCTTTCGCAGTGCGGCGTTGCCGTCTCGCATCACGCCGTTGCACCTTCGCAGCGCGGTGTTGCCGTCTCGCAACACGCCGTTGCACCTTCGCAGCGCGGCGTTGCCGTCTCGCAACACGGCGTTGCGTGTTGGCAGCGGCGTTCTGTCAAAGCGAAAAACGGACCTGCACGTCAGGGGGCTCGACGGACTGAGCCTGCGCTTGGTTCCAAGGAACGGTTTCATGTACCCTCCAACAAGTCTGCACTCCATCTCCAGAAGGGCGGAGTTCGATACGCGACAGCGACAAGGGCATCTGTAGCTCTCGTCGCCCTCACTCCGCCTTCAGCAGCGGCCACAGCGGCGTCTGCTGTTGCAGGAAGGTCACCGCCTGCTCGTCGTCGGAGGTGATCACCGCGCAGAAGAACTCCAGGTGCCGTGGCGTGAGCTTCTGCGCCATCAGGCAGAAGTCATTGTAGAACACGTTGTCCGCATGGCGCAGCCACAGGATCACCCGCAGGTCGTTGCCCGGCACCTCGCCCGTCTGCGCGTCCGCCTGATGAAACACATAGACGCCGATGGGCACCCGCCGCCGGGCACAGAAGACCCGGATGGCCTGCCGCAGCTTCATCGGCACCTTGGCCTCCGGCACGGGGTAGAGCATCACCAGCGCCTTTTCTTCGCTGCTGGGTATCGCTCGCTGCCCGGTGAATTCCCCCGCCACCAACGATGCCACTGCCGGCGGTTCCAGCCGGATCGTGCCGCCGCCTGCCGCCATCACCCGCACTGTCGTGTGCTTGTCATTGAGGAATCCCATCAGCACATCCGCCGGCATCGCGCAGATCATCGGTTTCGGGCCTCCGGCCTTGCGGACGTTGCGCATCTCATAGTCGGCAGCGGCCTGGCTGGTAAACACCGCAGCGAAGGGTCCGTCCGCATCGCCATAGGTACACCAGACAAAGCCCTGGTCCGTCGTGCGCGTGTGCTCCCCCACCAGCTCCGGGTGGTAGGGCACGTAGATGAAGAGTTCCGACTTCATCAGCAGCCGGAACATCCGTCCCTGGAGCGACGGATCTTCCGCCGCCTGCTTGATCAGACGTTCCAGCTCATTCTGCGGCTCCGGCTCGGGCCGCCAGTCTTCGGTGGGTGAGTGGCTCATGGGTATGTGGGCTTGGGTTGAAGGAACAGGCCAGCAGAGGTGTGATTTTGTGAGCTACCCCAGACTGAGCGGGCAGAGATAGCTCAGTATGCCTGGGGTGTCGAAGCCTGGGGTGTCGAGGGCTTGTACAGCGTGATTCTGTCAAAGCGCAGGACGGCGTCGCGATTGTCGTCGTGCAGTGGCGTTTTGCCAAAGCACGATGCGGTTTTGCCATGGCATGAGGGGCATTTAGTCATCCGACAGAGCCTCTGCAAAGCTCCGATAACGGGTGAAGGGGCGTGAACACTCTTTTCCCCACATTTCCTGAAACGGGCAAGCTGCATAGCCACGAAGCGAATGCTCGCTGCCCCGTTCCCATCTTCCCAGTCTTGAATGACAACACTGCGAGTGTTTGAAGGCATGAGAGGTGGAGGTCTTGCTCCTCACGGCTGAAGAGAGAATAATCATGCTTCAATCAGGCCTTTGCTTGCGCGCTTTTCAGAGCATGCAGATCGTACCGGATGGCACGACGTTTTACCCGCACCTCACCTCCATTGGATGAATTCTTGATGAAGCTTCCACCTTGGGTGTGTCTTACGCTGGGCGCGGTCAGCTATGGCGTGCTGGAGCGGCTGCAACGCACCCAGATCGACACCAAGAGTGAGCCGCTCTTTTCATTCGCGACCAGCCTGTATGCACCGATGGCGCTGGGGTTCTTTGTCTTCTTTGCCGCCCTCAGTGCAGTCCATCGTTCCCGCCGCTCCAAGCTCGTGGATCAACAAACGGGACTGGATTCGCTGCGCCACACGCCCTGGAAGGATTTTGAGGTATTGGTGGCGGAAGCCTTCCGCAGGCAAGGATACACCGCAGACTATTCTCTCGACACAGGACCGGACGGCGGCGTGGACATCCTCTTGAAGAAAGCCGGGTGCACAGCGCTGGTGCAATGCAAGCGGTGGAAGGAGTGGTCGGTAGGAGTATCTGTGGTGCGTGAGATGTTTGGCATTCTGCATGATCGCAAGGCAGACGAGGTGATCATCGTCACCACAGGTCATTTTACCGCCGATGCAGAGGCATTTGCCAAAGGGAAACCCGTCAAGTTGATCGATGGAAGCCTTTTGTGGGAAATGGTGCGGCAAGTTCAAGGTGAGTGCAAAGCTGCCTCGGTGCCGCCGTCCAATGTCCAGGCTGATTCCCGCTTAACCGATACACCCGAGTGCCCGAAGTGCGGAGGAGAGATGTTATACAAAGAGGCGAAACAAGGGGCCACTGCTGGAAGCTTCTTCTGGAGCTGCTCACGCTTTCCGCAATGCCGGGGCAATCGCTCCATTGTTCCCGAGGAGAAACCAACTGTCGTCGCATGAGCCGTCCCAACTACATCTTTGTCGATTTCGAAAGCGTGCAGGAGATTGACCTTGATCTCATCGCAGGCAAACCTGTGAAGGTGTTTCTGTTTCTCGGGAAGCAGCAGAACCGTGTGCCGAAAGACCTGATGACGCAAGTTCATCGCCACCATGCCCAAGTGGAGCTGATCGAGGTGGATTGTGCCGGCAAGAATGCCCTCGATTTCATTCTAGCCCACCATACCGGCAGGCAGGCTGTAGCTGATCCGCAGGGTTACTTCCACATCCTCTCGCGGGACAAAGGCTTCGATGCTCTGATCACCCACCTCACCAGTCAGAAGGTCCTGGCTGCACGCGCCGAAGTTTTTGCCCAAATACCGGTTCTACTGGATCTGCGAACGCTGCCTCTGAACGAGCGCATGGAGCGTGTGAAGGTTCAACTTGGGAAGATGAGGAGCCCAGAGAAGGACGGACGTCCCAAAAAGGTGAAATCTCTTTGTTCGATGATTCACTCGGCCTTCAACAAACTGCTGACAGACGATGACGTGAAGGATGTGTTGAACGGACTGAAGAAGAAGCAGTGGATCGGAATATCCAGCGACGAAAAGGTTGCCTACCAATTTTGAAGTGATCCGTGTCCGCACTGTGTCCGATTATGGACCGCGGCCTGTTGAGGATGAATCACAGGAGCGGAGAATGCTTGCCAAGCATTCGGAAATCTCTTTTTCTCTGCCGCGTGAGCTACCGCTTCTGGTTTTATTTTTGCAAAACAGCGCCGCCAACGATGATCCTTGGCTGGATCGGGGTTTTCATGCTGGCTGATGAGCCGGGCGATGGTGTGATGGCTCATCTGGCGACGATCTGGCTAGGCGTGTTCGTGGTGCTGGCGGTGACGTGTCTTTGGATGGGCATTCGGATTCAGCGCCGGCGGTTGAGGCTGCGCTGTCCGTTCTGTGCGCGGCCGGGACTCGCCGATCTGGAGCGTGCGGAAGGGCTGACGATGGATTGTCCGGCCTGTGGCGACATCCGTGGACAGGGAGCGCTGGGATGGACGATCCGGCGCGAGGGCGATCCTGCCTCCTATGGTCCACCGCCCAGCGTGCCAGAGCGGAAAATGCAGTTTCGTTCGCCGTGGTTCTGGCTGCTGTTTGGCCTCTCGGTGGTGTCGGCGGTGTGTGGCGCGGTGATTCACGAATTCGGTTTCATGACCGTGTTCGCGCCGCTGTGGAGCTTCCTCGTGGCCAGCCATCTGGTGCAGACGGTGCAGACGGGCTGTCTGAACGACAACACGGGTCCGGCCTTCCGCGACCGGCAGCCGGTGAGGTTCTGGCGGGGCACGGTGATCTGGTGCTTGGGCTACTGCCTGGCGGTTTACATTCCGATTGGATATGCGCTGCAGGAGCGGGATGAGGCGAAGGCGAAGCCAGCGCCAACATCGAGCGCGAAACATTGAGCTGGCAGTCCGCGCCGACGCAAGGATACGGGCCTGAATGCGTATTTTGGAGATGTCTGATCTCTCCGCGCTTTCCCGTCGTGAACTGCTGACCCGCATGGGCGGCGGTTTGGGGGCGCTTGGGCTGGCTGCGACGGTGCAAGCAGGGCCGAGGTCGCACTTCCTGCCGAAGGCGAAGCGGGTGATTCATCTGTTCATGAACGGAGGGCCGTTCGGGCCGGATTTTTTCGATCCGAAGCCGGGCTTGGTGAAATACGCGGGCCAGAAGCCGACCGGGGCCGACCTGCGCACGGAACGGCCGACGGGCGGGCTGCTGGCGTCACCGTATGGCTATGCGAAGCATGGGCAGAGCGGGCTGGAGATCAGCGAGTTGCTGCCCAATCTGGCGCGGCATGCGGATGACCTGTGCGTGCTGCGTTCCTGCCACACGGACAATCCGAATCATGGCCCGGCGTTACTGTTGATGAACAACGGCACGATGACGGAGCGCGTGCCGAGCATGGGTTCGTGGCTGAGCTACGGCTTGGGCAATGAGAACGCGAACCTGCCGTCGTTTGTGGTGCTATGTCCGGGCAAGCCGGTGCGGTTTTCGATTCTGTGGAGCAGCGCGTTTCTGCCAGCGCAGCATCAGGGCGTGTACATCAATCACTCGAACCTCGATCCGAAGCAGATGATTCCGTGGCTGACAAACGAGCGCTTCTCACCGACTGAGCAGCGGAAGCAGCTTGATCTGATGCAGGCGCTGAATGCGGAGCATCTGGTGGCACGTGGCGGAGCCGATGTGGCACTCAATGGACGCATTCAGGCGATGGAGACGGCCTTCCGCATGCAGTCGGCGGCGACGGATGCCTTTGATGTGAACTTGGAACCAGCGAAGGTGCGCGAGATGTATGGCACGAGCCACTTTTCCAATGGCTGCCTGATGGCGCGACGGCTGGTGGAGCGCGGCGTGCGGTTTGTGCAGCTTTACTATGGCAACGGTCAGCCGTGGGATTCGCACTCGAATCATGATGCGACGACACGGAAGCTCGCGGCGGACATCGACCGGCCCATCGCGGCGCTGATCGGCGATCTGAAGCAGCGCGGCATGCTGGACGACACGCTCATTGTGTGGGGCGGCGAATTTGGCCGCACGCCGGTGAGTGAGAACGGCAACGGTCGCGATCACAATCCGCACGGCTTCTGCATGTTCTTCGCGGGCGGCGGTGCGCAGGGTGGCACGGCGTATGGGCAGAGCGATGAGTTTGGCTTCAAGGCGGCGGTGGACAAGATGCACATTCACGACATCCACGCGACGATCCTGCATCTGCTGGGCATGGATCACGAGAAGCTGACGTATCGTTACGCCGGACGTGATTACCGGCTGACCGACGTGCATGGGCGTGTGCCCAAGGCGATCGTGGGGTGAGTTTTACGCCCTTGTCTTGCTCCAGAACGATTTCTTGTTCGGGAGGGCGCGGCGAACCTCGACGGGAGGATTTGTCTTGGCCGTGGTGGTGGACGGTGCTGGTGGCGCGGACTTGGATTTCTTGGTCTCTTTTTCCGGCTGGGGCTGCGGAGCTGGAGGAGTATCCTGCTGCGCAGGTCCGTAGATTTCGCGTGTCTTCTGGTGCAGCATCTCGGCCTCGGCGGCACGCTGCATGGCATCACGAATGCTGGAGGGGACGGCGCTTTCGGTCAGAGGTGGGAGCAAGAAGTTTGGACCCTGTGCCCAAGTGCCGAGCGCGGGCAGCAGGGAGGTGACTTCGGTCTGGTTGCTCACCTTGTGCAAGCCGATGACACGCAGGGAGCTGCCAAACAGGTAAAAGATGGTGCTGTCGTCGAGACCTTCCACCATGCTGCCGCCGCGTTGCAGGATGGGGCTGCCGCGCAGGATGATTTCGTCCTCGGTGATGAACACCTCCTGGCAGAGCGCCTTGGCGGGCTCGCTGAAATTCATCTCGACGAAGACCTTGCCGCGCGCCCGCGCCCTGCGCGGCTTGCCGTCGGCCGAGTATTTGAAGACTTCGATCGAATCGGCGGCGATTTTGAGATAGGGGGGGAACTCAAGCTGCTGCGTGGAGATGCTCTTGGCCTCGGTGAAGCTCATGCTGAGCAGGAAGCTCAAGTCTGTGGGGGATTTCACCAGCACGGCGTCCTGTCTGCCGGTTTCGGCCGAGTTTGCGGCGGTGGTGGTCTTGTTCAGGCTGGCGCAGCCGATGAAGAACAGCGTGGCACCTGCCAGCAAAGCGGCGGTGATGCCCGGTTGGAGCCGTGGGTGGGTGGTCATCAGCATGGCTTAGATACACCAAACCTGGTTTTGCTCATCTTGAATTTTTCGAGAACGTAAAATTAAGCGGCGACTGGCCGCGGCTGGCGGCGCTCATAGGTCACCATCGCCATTCCAAGGGCATTCTCGGCGTCAGGGGGAAACGTCTGGCGGAACACGACCTGCCATTGATCCGGTGCAATGTCCGGGAAAGGCACTCCGTGGCCCAGAATGGACTCCACCTCGGTCAGGAGAAGCCGGTCTGCCCATGGCATGGCGGCTGCGAAAGGCCCGCTGCCGCCCACGACCATCAGTTCGCGTGCGCCAGCCTGGCCCGCGATGAGCAACGCTTCCTCGACGCTGCCGACCCGCTCGCCAATGGGAGGTCTGAAACCGTTGTCACGTGTCAAAACCAAGGGGTGGTGATCTCGGAACCAGCCGAGCATTTCCTCATAGGTGCGGCGTCCGATGAGCAACCACTGGCCGCGAGTAGCCCGGCGGAAGTGCTCCTTGTCACGCGGAAGCTGCCACGGCACGCCCGTGCCGGTGGAAATGAAACCATCTGCGGAAACAATCGCGATGAGCGTCAACTCAGGCCGTGCACTCACTCAATAAATGGCGGATTCACCCTCGCGCAGCAGGCGCACGCGATGTTCCATCTGACGTTCGAGGGCGGCTTTGACGAGGCGCTCGGCGGGTTCGTGGATGGGTTCGCCGCCGAGCGGGAAGGTTTCGTGATGCATCGGCACCATCGAATTCGCGCCCAGCATCTCGAAGGCGTCCAGCGCCTCCTCAGGATTCATGTGCACCGGTCGGCCGCTGGGAGCGTCATAGGCACCGATGGGCATGAGGGCGAGATCGATGTCGGCACGTTTGCCGATCTCCTGAAAGCCGTCGAACATGGCGCTGTCACCACAGTGGTAGAGGCAGCGGTCGGGCGATTTGATCAAAAAGCCGCCGAACTGCCGGTGTGTGTCGTGGATCATGCGCGCGCCCCAGTGGCGGGCGGGGGTGAGGGTGATGCGCAGATCC contains:
- a CDS encoding SseB family protein, encoding MSHSPTEDWRPEPEPQNELERLIKQAAEDPSLQGRMFRLLMKSELFIYVPYHPELVGEHTRTTDQGFVWCTYGDADGPFAAVFTSQAAADYEMRNVRKAGGPKPMICAMPADVLMGFLNDKHTTVRVMAAGGGTIRLEPPAVASLVAGEFTGQRAIPSSEEKALVMLYPVPEAKVPMKLRQAIRVFCARRRVPIGVYVFHQADAQTGEVPGNDLRVILWLRHADNVFYNDFCLMAQKLTPRHLEFFCAVITSDDEQAVTFLQQQTPLWPLLKAE
- a CDS encoding restriction endonuclease is translated as MKLPPWVCLTLGAVSYGVLERLQRTQIDTKSEPLFSFATSLYAPMALGFFVFFAALSAVHRSRRSKLVDQQTGLDSLRHTPWKDFEVLVAEAFRRQGYTADYSLDTGPDGGVDILLKKAGCTALVQCKRWKEWSVGVSVVREMFGILHDRKADEVIIVTTGHFTADAEAFAKGKPVKLIDGSLLWEMVRQVQGECKAASVPPSNVQADSRLTDTPECPKCGGEMLYKEAKQGATAGSFFWSCSRFPQCRGNRSIVPEEKPTVVA
- a CDS encoding PIN domain-containing protein, which gives rise to MSRPNYIFVDFESVQEIDLDLIAGKPVKVFLFLGKQQNRVPKDLMTQVHRHHAQVELIEVDCAGKNALDFILAHHTGRQAVADPQGYFHILSRDKGFDALITHLTSQKVLAARAEVFAQIPVLLDLRTLPLNERMERVKVQLGKMRSPEKDGRPKKVKSLCSMIHSAFNKLLTDDDVKDVLNGLKKKQWIGISSDEKVAYQF
- a CDS encoding DUF1501 domain-containing protein yields the protein MSDLSALSRRELLTRMGGGLGALGLAATVQAGPRSHFLPKAKRVIHLFMNGGPFGPDFFDPKPGLVKYAGQKPTGADLRTERPTGGLLASPYGYAKHGQSGLEISELLPNLARHADDLCVLRSCHTDNPNHGPALLLMNNGTMTERVPSMGSWLSYGLGNENANLPSFVVLCPGKPVRFSILWSSAFLPAQHQGVYINHSNLDPKQMIPWLTNERFSPTEQRKQLDLMQALNAEHLVARGGADVALNGRIQAMETAFRMQSAATDAFDVNLEPAKVREMYGTSHFSNGCLMARRLVERGVRFVQLYYGNGQPWDSHSNHDATTRKLAADIDRPIAALIGDLKQRGMLDDTLIVWGGEFGRTPVSENGNGRDHNPHGFCMFFAGGGAQGGTAYGQSDEFGFKAAVDKMHIHDIHATILHLLGMDHEKLTYRYAGRDYRLTDVHGRVPKAIVG
- a CDS encoding dihydrofolate reductase — protein: MSARPELTLIAIVSADGFISTGTGVPWQLPRDKEHFRRATRGQWLLIGRRTYEEMLGWFRDHHPLVLTRDNGFRPPIGERVGSVEEALLIAGQAGARELMVVGGSGPFAAAMPWADRLLLTEVESILGHGVPFPDIAPDQWQVVFRQTFPPDAENALGMAMVTYERRQPRPVAA